Proteins encoded together in one Candidatus Lariskella endosymbiont of Epinotia ramella window:
- the hemH gene encoding ferrochelatase translates to MDKKIAVVLFNLGGPSSRDAIKPFLFNLFYDRAIIRISNPFRFLLAKFISYKREVNAIKAYMKIGGSSPLLSHTIKQAEALEDLLNATKRSDYCCPYADMIFEENINTGVSMMAKDIIENVMEFSKQGQYHNTYKVFIGMRYWHPFIESIVHDVLNFSPEKIILLPLYPQFSTTTTGSSFNAWKKIIRGTKLENVESHYICCYYNNEKFIEAHTELILQEYNKAIKYGRPRILFSGHSLPQSIIDSGDSYQFQVEETTKLIVKKLKEHFGSIDYRVCYQSKVGPMKWLSPSTKSEIIAAASEKCPVVIVPIAFVSEHIETLVELDIEYKKLASKLGIEHYFRVSALQTNKKFIDCLARLCTNNYNCDGEVLEQDNVKFCSGDDYQSEANASYYKKKRCGDFIKCFKRNSC, encoded by the coding sequence TAGTAGAGACGCTATAAAGCCATTTTTATTTAATTTATTCTATGATCGCGCAATCATTAGAATATCAAATCCCTTCAGGTTCTTGCTTGCGAAATTCATATCATATAAGCGTGAAGTAAATGCTATAAAAGCATATATGAAAATTGGTGGTAGTTCCCCTCTACTTTCACATACTATAAAGCAAGCGGAGGCTTTAGAGGATTTGCTTAACGCTACTAAAAGATCTGATTATTGTTGCCCTTATGCTGACATGATATTTGAAGAGAACATAAATACTGGTGTATCTATGATGGCTAAAGATATCATAGAAAATGTAATGGAATTTTCAAAGCAAGGACAGTACCATAATACGTATAAAGTATTCATAGGGATGCGATATTGGCATCCTTTTATTGAGAGTATAGTGCATGATGTGCTTAATTTCTCTCCAGAGAAAATCATACTATTGCCGCTATACCCTCAATTTTCAACCACAACAACTGGATCATCATTTAATGCTTGGAAGAAAATTATACGCGGTACAAAACTAGAAAATGTAGAGAGTCACTACATATGCTGTTATTATAATAATGAGAAATTTATAGAAGCACACACAGAACTTATATTGCAAGAATATAATAAAGCTATAAAGTATGGAAGACCGCGTATATTATTTTCTGGGCATAGTTTGCCACAGAGCATAATAGATTCAGGTGACTCATATCAATTCCAAGTGGAGGAAACAACTAAGTTAATAGTTAAGAAGCTAAAAGAGCATTTTGGAAGTATAGACTATAGAGTATGTTACCAGAGCAAGGTTGGGCCAATGAAATGGTTGTCGCCATCTACAAAATCTGAAATCATTGCTGCTGCGAGTGAGAAATGTCCAGTTGTGATAGTCCCTATAGCGTTTGTTTCTGAGCATATTGAAACATTGGTTGAGCTTGATATAGAATATAAGAAGCTTGCAAGTAAATTAGGAATTGAGCACTATTTTAGGGTGTCTGCGTTGCAAACAAATAAAAAATTTATTGATTGTCTTGCAAGGTTATGCACAAATAATTATAATTGTGACGGTGAAGTATTAGAGCAGGATAATGTAAAGTTTTGCTCAGGTGATGATTATCAAAGTGAAGCTAATGCTTCGTATTATAAAAAGAAAAGATGTGGTGATTTTATAAAATGCTTTAAAAGGAATAGTTGTTAG
- the recJ gene encoding single-stranded-DNA-specific exonuclease RecJ, whose protein sequence is MDSRRLGLELRPSLRKLSWCVLEADERKVLYLCQVLGIHEVLSRVLVNRGYSDPDMAAKFLIPKVKDSLPDPFLLKDIDIAADRIISAIQNQEKVTIFADYDVDGATSSALLKKFLCECGILPGIYIPHRINEGYGPNVGAIQQIKANGTSLLITVDCGTTAFEPLSEAKKIGLDVIVLDHHMADGKLPDALAIVNPNRLDDDFPYKSIAAVAVTFMTVIAVRTKLRKINWFGTNKEPDLIQYLDLVALGTVCDIMPLTGLNRAFVAQGLQLIAKRNNLGLRMIADVVKLDAKPRSFHLGYIIGPRINAGGRISKPELGAALLTTIDPIEAHDIASKLNMLNQERREIEKQALDEIISQIELEVSESPVIFAVGENWHIGVLGILASRVKEQYNKPSIVISVSGGVGKGSARSIHGIDLGLIIQSAKEMNMLIDGGGHAMAGGFTIDLSKVNEFKDFVQKKIMAIKYIDNLFEEALELKVDSVITVHTANDNLIEILEKAEPFGNGNPQPRFAILNAIVLRATQFGSSHISLLIRDQDDIISRKTLKCLFFKALEKDYGQLLLNSVNKTLDVVGTLQSDDWERSKVKFIIEDITFHG, encoded by the coding sequence ATGGATAGTAGAAGATTAGGTTTAGAATTGAGGCCTTCTTTAAGAAAGCTCTCATGGTGTGTGCTTGAAGCAGATGAGCGAAAAGTGCTTTATCTTTGCCAAGTGCTTGGTATTCATGAGGTGCTATCTAGAGTGCTTGTAAATCGTGGTTATTCTGATCCAGATATGGCTGCTAAATTTCTTATTCCTAAAGTGAAAGACTCTCTTCCAGATCCATTTCTTCTGAAAGACATAGATATTGCAGCAGATCGTATAATTTCTGCAATACAGAATCAAGAGAAGGTAACCATTTTTGCAGATTATGACGTAGACGGCGCAACCTCATCTGCATTGCTTAAGAAGTTTCTCTGTGAGTGTGGAATTTTACCTGGCATATATATTCCGCACAGAATCAATGAAGGGTATGGTCCTAACGTAGGTGCTATCCAACAGATAAAAGCAAATGGTACAAGTCTTTTAATTACAGTTGATTGTGGAACAACAGCATTTGAGCCGCTGAGTGAAGCAAAGAAAATAGGTCTTGATGTCATTGTACTTGACCATCACATGGCAGATGGAAAGCTGCCTGACGCGCTTGCAATTGTGAATCCCAACAGGTTAGATGACGATTTTCCATACAAAAGTATAGCAGCTGTTGCTGTAACATTTATGACTGTGATAGCTGTGCGTACTAAGTTAAGAAAGATAAACTGGTTTGGAACTAATAAGGAGCCAGATTTAATTCAATATTTAGATCTAGTGGCACTTGGTACAGTTTGTGATATTATGCCTCTTACTGGTTTAAATAGAGCATTTGTTGCTCAAGGATTGCAACTTATTGCAAAGAGGAATAATTTAGGGCTTAGGATGATTGCTGATGTTGTAAAGTTAGACGCAAAACCTCGCAGCTTTCATCTTGGATACATAATAGGACCAAGGATAAATGCAGGTGGTAGGATAAGCAAGCCAGAACTTGGTGCTGCACTACTAACAACTATAGACCCTATAGAAGCTCATGATATAGCAAGTAAGCTGAATATGCTCAATCAAGAGAGAAGGGAGATTGAAAAGCAGGCGCTTGATGAAATAATCTCACAAATCGAGCTAGAGGTTAGTGAATCGCCAGTAATATTTGCTGTGGGTGAAAATTGGCATATTGGAGTTCTTGGGATCTTAGCAAGTCGCGTGAAAGAGCAGTATAATAAGCCGTCAATAGTGATTTCTGTAAGTGGTGGAGTAGGTAAAGGTTCTGCAAGGTCTATACATGGTATAGACCTTGGCTTAATTATACAGTCTGCTAAGGAAATGAATATGTTGATAGATGGTGGCGGGCATGCGATGGCTGGCGGATTCACAATAGACTTATCGAAAGTTAATGAATTTAAGGATTTCGTACAAAAAAAAATAATGGCTATCAAATATATAGATAACTTATTTGAAGAAGCACTTGAGCTTAAAGTAGATTCTGTCATAACTGTTCATACTGCAAATGATAATCTTATCGAAATTTTGGAAAAAGCAGAGCCATTTGGTAATGGTAATCCTCAGCCTAGATTTGCTATACTGAATGCTATAGTGTTGCGCGCAACTCAATTTGGGTCTTCGCATATATCATTATTGATTCGAGATCAAGACGATATAATTTCACGCAAGACTCTTAAGTGTCTATTTTTTAAAGCTTTGGAAAAAGATTATGGGCAGCTATTGCTTAATTCAGTAAATAAAACGTTAGATGTAGTTGGTACTCTTCAGAGTGACGACTGGGAAAGAAGTAAGGTAAAATTTATTATAGAAGATATTACTTTTCATGGATGA
- a CDS encoding NAD(P)H-dependent glycerol-3-phosphate dehydrogenase, producing the protein MDDIEFRRNLENFSAFARVGIIGMGAWGSAVALLAAPKAASIVCYAKNYEKLHSKLLPYQDKIEVVDSFLPLREVDLICISVPAQAFRSVMSELSLSVDLGCKTLLICSKGIENETCALMSDISDEVSNNAPVAVLSGPNFASEVMLGKPAATVIACQKLDVAAKIINAFSSQIFRPYYSDDIYGVQICGAAKNVIAIAAGVISALDFGQNAHAALIARGLVEIGRLITRRGGQYKTLNGLAGVGDLVLTCGSNESRNRKFGSDIITTKSNIQDLISKSTVEGYYTAKSLYDLGKRLNIDIPIVECIYELLYEGGDAHSVIERVLSRPLSLDSHFYSL; encoded by the coding sequence ATGGATGATATAGAATTCAGAAGAAATCTTGAGAACTTCTCAGCATTTGCAAGAGTAGGAATAATTGGTATGGGTGCTTGGGGTTCTGCTGTTGCTTTACTTGCCGCACCAAAAGCAGCTAGTATAGTTTGTTATGCAAAAAATTATGAAAAGTTACATAGCAAGCTTCTGCCATATCAAGATAAAATAGAGGTTGTTGATTCTTTCTTGCCACTGAGAGAGGTGGATTTAATATGTATATCAGTGCCTGCTCAAGCTTTTCGGTCTGTAATGTCGGAATTATCGCTGAGCGTTGATCTTGGTTGTAAGACGTTGCTGATTTGTTCAAAAGGTATAGAAAATGAGACTTGTGCTTTGATGAGCGACATAAGTGATGAAGTATCTAATAATGCACCTGTTGCTGTGCTATCTGGGCCTAATTTTGCAAGTGAGGTTATGCTTGGGAAGCCAGCAGCAACAGTAATTGCATGCCAAAAGTTAGATGTAGCAGCTAAAATTATCAATGCATTTTCCAGTCAAATATTCAGGCCATATTACTCAGATGATATATATGGTGTTCAGATATGTGGTGCTGCGAAAAATGTAATAGCTATAGCAGCAGGTGTCATTTCAGCACTGGATTTTGGACAAAATGCTCATGCTGCACTTATCGCAAGGGGCTTGGTAGAAATAGGAAGGCTCATTACAAGGCGTGGTGGGCAGTATAAAACACTGAATGGACTTGCAGGTGTTGGTGATTTAGTATTGACATGCGGTAGTAATGAATCAAGGAATAGAAAATTTGGCTCTGATATCATAACAACAAAAAGTAACATACAAGACCTAATATCAAAAAGTACTGTAGAAGGATATTATACTGCAAAAAGCTTGTACGATCTTGGCAAGAGGTTAAATATTGACATACCTATAGTTGAATGCATATATGAATTGCTTTATGAAGGTGGTGATGCACATTCTGTGATTGAAAGAGTGCTGAGCAGGCCTCTATCGCTAGATTCGCATTTTTATAGCTTATAA
- the mltG gene encoding endolytic transglycosylase MltG, whose translation MLEERELIKNRYFFYIVARYLQIMHGKKLQAGEYRFEGNLTQPEILDKIVNGRVFIRKLTVPEGYTISQINFLMDAAEGIKKSNDAIKVVEGSLLPGTYLYTYGTESDIMLEKMSLEMEKFLEEAWEGCSAFSRSLLGTKDNALILASIVERETGLDSERTLIARVYLNRLAKSMPLQADPTVIYGITGGRGVFDRKLTFNDLKYDSPYNTYITRELPPTPICNPGRASILAAMHPAESDALYFVADGSGGHVFSKTFDEHKASIREIRNRD comes from the coding sequence ATGCTTGAAGAAAGAGAGCTCATAAAAAATAGATACTTTTTTTATATTGTGGCAAGGTACTTACAGATTATGCATGGAAAGAAGCTTCAGGCAGGGGAGTATAGGTTTGAGGGTAATCTGACTCAGCCAGAGATTTTAGACAAGATTGTTAATGGAAGAGTATTTATACGCAAATTAACTGTACCTGAAGGGTATACCATTTCACAGATTAATTTTCTTATGGATGCTGCGGAAGGAATAAAGAAGTCTAATGATGCTATTAAAGTTGTTGAAGGGTCATTGTTACCTGGAACTTATCTTTATACATATGGTACAGAAAGTGATATTATGCTTGAAAAGATGTCACTTGAAATGGAAAAATTCTTAGAAGAAGCGTGGGAAGGTTGTAGCGCATTTTCAAGGTCATTACTTGGGACAAAGGATAATGCTTTGATTCTTGCATCTATAGTTGAGAGAGAAACAGGGCTTGATAGTGAGAGAACATTAATAGCTAGAGTTTATCTAAATAGATTGGCAAAAAGTATGCCTTTGCAAGCGGATCCTACTGTTATATACGGCATAACAGGTGGTAGAGGAGTATTTGATCGAAAGTTGACTTTTAATGACTTAAAATATGATTCGCCGTATAATACATATATAACTCGTGAACTTCCACCGACGCCTATTTGTAATCCTGGTAGAGCTTCTATACTTGCAGCTATGCATCCAGCTGAAAGTGATGCGCTTTACTTTGTTGCTGATGGATCTGGTGGACATGTATTTTCTAAGACTTTTGATGAACATAAAGCAAGCATTAGAGAAATCAGAAATAGAGATTAG